A stretch of the Lytechinus variegatus isolate NC3 chromosome 5, Lvar_3.0, whole genome shotgun sequence genome encodes the following:
- the LOC121415815 gene encoding N-alpha-acetyltransferase 35, NatC auxiliary subunit-like — translation MESLCRAAEMEASREGIMPSDPFDDHDGCSAFTHHLPSRQNIQRNWKNITEEFNEAASHLKLGELLHDSIFGLFEAMSAIEMMDPKMDAGMMCNQSGHKVLNLQQSIEAGRLKTADLTNHELIGIMDTTFACLATWLEGHSLAQTVFTNLYAHNPDLIDDRCLRAFSLVILKMVDTIKDKVMRAGVFEEEDFQSMTYGFKLAHNVTELRVVGMLKEIEEDYNRRVRSTRARQGEDRDTATELEHEECIAVVSRIKFCRMFYSALLAFTKKEIKQSVEEGKKLLLLALDLLPPIQKTVELGDPQVISEDESSPAMPDYPNMMGFEPLVNQRLLPPTFPRYAKIISRRDAISYLEGLVTRLRTVCEVTSLTSFHSIVDFFTEFSKQCPCVLSRSVLQQIFLPYNNKKVFGVELVQECLRDTLRGFVCPPVLAPRSPIYNNAQAKEMADSMLMHSVRPMCSLIQIHGHNRARQRDKFGQLLEELATLQDQAEKVDASLHTIMSKAEVRKTYEASFSCWVMYHTLRTMILYVQSGFELELYGIHEYHYIFWYLSDFLYAWFISTLSQADSMLGDHESQYTEPQGKGRSNKKKAKRKRPRPLERELALSKAQQALCSGYYKAVMGFRLDSKIKQPNSEFDNEKVRFEHRFNAFATILTPPLVQYDQFCEITTPKAGDTPPRSLALYGTASELFSHAAELLDKVPSPNAEIQSLIRVAKTNNVVLRLLVGGHKRDSQAPPQFDFNTHRTFPIIKLV, via the exons ATGGAGAGTTTATGTCGAGCTGCTGAAATGGAAGCGAG TCGAGAAGGGATCATGCCCTCAGACCCGTTTGATGACCACGATGGCTGCAGTGCATTTACTCATCATCTGCCGA GTAGGCAGAATATTCAAAGAAATTGGAAGAACATCACAGAGGAGTTCAATGAAGCTGCTTCACACCTTAAGCTTGGAGAACTTCTACATGACTCCAT TTTTGGTTTATTTGAGGCCATGTCTGCCATTGAGATGATGGATCCTAAGATGGATGCAGGCATGATGTGCAACCAGTCTGGTCACAAGGTACTCAATCTCCAACAGAGCATCGAAGCAGGGAGGTTAAAGACTGCAGATCTCACCAATCATGAACTCATTGGCATCATGGATACCACATTTGCTTGCTTG GCAACTTGGTTAGAAGGTCATTCACTTGCTCAGACGGTCTTCACTAATCTGTATGCTCATAACCCTGACCTAATCGATGACCGCTGTCTCCGAGCATTCTCCCTGGTCATTCTCAAGATGGTTGACACCATCAAGGACAAGGTCATGAGGGCTGGAGTCTTTGAAGAG GAGGACTTCCAGTCTATGACCTATGGTTTTAAACTAGCCCACAATGTGACAGAGCTACGAGTTGTTGGTATGCTCAAAGAAATAGAAGAAGACTATAACAGGAGAGTCAGG AGTACAAGGGCAAGACAAGGGGAAGACAGGGATACTGCTACAGAATTAGAA CATGAAGAGTGTATTGCAGTGGTGTCAAGGATAAAGTTTTGTAGGATGTTTTATTCAGCTTTGCTAGCATTCACCAAAAAAGAG ATCAAACAATCAGTTGAAGAAGGCAAGAAATTACTACTCCTTGCATTAGACCTACTACCACCAATACAGAAGACAGTCGAGTTAGGAGATCCACAAGTCATATCAGAAGATGAGTCATCACCAGCCATGCCAG ATTACCCGAACATGATGGGCTTTGAGCCGTTAGTCAATCAACGTCTGCTGCCCCCAACGTTCCCACGGTATGCCAAGATAATCAGTCGGAGGGATGCCATTTCATATTTAGAAGGTCTGGTGACGAGACTGAGAACAGTTTGTGAGGTCACCAGCTTGACATCCTTTCATTCCATAGTA GATTTCTTTACAGAGTTCAGCAAGCAATGTCCCTGCGTTCTCTCAAGGTCAGTTCTTCAGCAGATCTTCCTGCCATACAACAACAAGAAAGTTTTTGGTGTGGAACTGGTCCAAGAGTGCTTGAGGGATACCTTGAGGGGGTTTGTTTGTCCCCCTGTCCTAGCTCCAAGGTCACCGATCTACAACAATGCCCAGGCCAAGGAGATGGCTGACTCTATGTTGATGCACTCGGTCAGG CCTATGTGCTCCCTGATCCAAATCCACGGTCACAACCGAGCCAGGCAAAGGGATAAGTTTGGGCAGCTCCTGGAGGAGCTCGCCACCCTCCAGGATCAAGCGGAGAAGGTCGATGCCAGCCTCCACACCATCATGTCAAAGGCAGAGGTCCGCAAGACGTACGAAGCATCCTTCAGCTGCTGGGTTATGTACCACACGCTACGCACCATGATACTCTACGTTCAGTCGGGATTCGAGCTGGAGCTTTATGGCATTCATGAATACCACTATATATTCTG GTACCTATCAGACTTCCTTTATGCCTGGTTCATATCTACATTGAGTCAAGCAGACAGCATGTTGGGTGATCATGAATCACAGTATACAGAACCCCAGGGCAAAGGTCGTAGTAACAAGAAGAAGGCCAAGAGAAAGAGACCAAGACCTCTGGAGCGAGAGCTTGCCCTCAGTAAGGCACAACAGGCACTCTGTTCAGGGTACTACAAG GCCGTGATGGGCTTCCGACTAGACAGCAAGATCAAGCAACCCAACTCAGAGTTTGACAACGAGAAGGTCCGCTTTGAACATCGCTTCAATGCCTTTGCCACAATCCTCACCCCACCCCTGGTGCAATATGATCAGTTCTGTGAGATCACTACCCCTAAGGCAGGTGACACCCCACCCAGGTCGTTGGCCCTCTATGGGACAGCGTCGGAGCTCTTCTCGCATGCTGCGGAACTCTTGGACAAAGTCCCAAGTCCTAATGCAGAG ATCCAGAGTCTTATCCGAGTTGCCAAGACAAACAATGTGGTATTGAGATTACTTGTAGGAGGGCATAAGAGAGACTCTCAAGCGCCACCGCAATTTGATTTTAACACCCATCGGACTTTCCCCATAATTAAGCTGGTTTGA